In the Bacteroidota bacterium genome, one interval contains:
- a CDS encoding SOS response-associated peptidase, producing MCGRFIISKKIDEITERFHVDVEKNIYKIIYNATPTQFLPVITNTEPTKLNFFKWGLIPFWANDISIAVKLINARAESVAEKPSFRNSFKSKRCLVVADGFYEWKKIKQEKQPYRIYMKNESLFAFAGLWDSWKNKNNEVINSFTIITTEPNSLVGKIHNRMPVILNKEDEHKWLNENLSVADAKNLLKAFSAEKMMAHPVSKLVNLPSNNSPELIQTTEKTGLF from the coding sequence ATGTGCGGAAGATTTATTATTTCAAAAAAGATTGATGAAATAACAGAAAGATTTCATGTTGATGTAGAAAAAAATATTTATAAAATTATTTATAATGCTACACCAACACAATTTTTACCGGTAATTACAAATACAGAACCCACTAAACTCAACTTTTTTAAATGGGGATTAATTCCTTTTTGGGCAAATGACATTTCAATTGCTGTAAAACTTATAAATGCACGGGCGGAAAGCGTTGCAGAAAAACCTTCATTCAGAAACTCATTTAAAAGCAAAAGATGCCTTGTTGTTGCGGATGGTTTTTATGAATGGAAAAAAATAAAACAAGAAAAACAGCCTTACAGAATTTATATGAAAAATGAAAGTTTGTTTGCTTTTGCAGGATTATGGGACAGTTGGAAAAACAAAAACAATGAAGTAATAAATTCATTTACAATTATTACTACAGAACCAAATAGCTTAGTTGGAAAAATTCACAATCGTATGCCTGTGATTTTAAACAAAGAAGATGAGCATAAATGGCTTAATGAAAACCTTTCTGTTGCTGATGCAAAAAATTTATTAAAAGCTTTTTCTGCTGAAAAAATGATGGCACATCCTGTTTCAAAATTAGTAAATTTGCCTTCAAATAATTCTCCTGAATTAATTCAAACAACAGAAAAAACAGGACTTTTTTAA